The Chryseobacterium sp. 52 genome includes a region encoding these proteins:
- the mraZ gene encoding division/cell wall cluster transcriptional repressor MraZ — translation MKNFIGTYECKIDDKGRLKVPSSLIKQMEDFDDKTFVVKRSVFQPCLEVYPMNAWDKLMGKINKLNRFIKKNADFIRMFTAGVKTVELDNAGRLQISKDLVHFANLQKDTVITSAGELFEIWDKEAYEKVISTNEADFASLAEDVMGAFDEE, via the coding sequence ATGAAAAATTTCATTGGAACATATGAGTGTAAAATTGACGATAAAGGCCGTTTAAAAGTTCCTTCATCTTTAATTAAACAAATGGAAGACTTCGACGATAAGACGTTCGTAGTCAAGAGATCCGTGTTCCAGCCTTGTCTAGAAGTCTATCCCATGAATGCCTGGGACAAACTGATGGGCAAGATTAATAAGTTAAACAGATTCATTAAAAAGAATGCTGATTTCATTCGAATGTTTACGGCAGGTGTAAAAACAGTAGAACTGGACAATGCAGGAAGACTTCAGATCTCAAAAGATCTGGTTCATTTTGCAAACCTTCAGAAAGACACTGTTATTACAAGCGCAGGAGAGCTTTTTGAAATTTGGGATAAAGAAGCCTATGAAAAGGTAATCTCAACCAACGAAGCTGATTTTGCGAGCCTTGCTGAAGATGTGATGGGAGCTTTCGATGAAGAATAA
- a CDS encoding alpha/beta fold hydrolase gives MIFSTKKEKKYTFIEAGEGHPLVLLHGLMGGLSNFDKMVDFFSEKGFKVYVPQLPIYDLPVLNTNLTTLAKYIIKFIESHISGPVTIVGNSMGGHIGLIMTLARPDLVNNLVLTGSSGLYERTFGDSFPRKNDRSYIRKKTEEVFYDPAIATEDLVDEVFSVVNDRMKGIKTVMLARSAIKHNMLHDLPKIETPTCLIWGRQDNVTPPEVAEDMHKFIPNSDLFWIERCGHAAMMEKPDEFNEILYSWLKDKV, from the coding sequence ATGATATTTAGTACAAAAAAAGAAAAGAAATATACTTTTATAGAGGCGGGAGAAGGACATCCATTGGTGCTGTTGCACGGTTTAATGGGTGGTTTGAGTAATTTCGATAAGATGGTAGATTTTTTTTCGGAAAAGGGGTTCAAGGTATATGTTCCTCAGTTGCCTATCTACGATCTGCCGGTACTCAATACTAATCTTACGACTCTTGCAAAATATATTATCAAGTTTATAGAGAGTCATATCTCCGGACCTGTCACTATTGTAGGAAACTCAATGGGGGGGCATATAGGGCTTATCATGACTCTGGCAAGACCGGATCTGGTAAATAATCTTGTTTTAACAGGGAGCTCGGGATTGTATGAAAGAACTTTCGGGGATAGTTTCCCGAGAAAAAATGACCGTTCCTATATAAGGAAGAAAACGGAAGAGGTCTTTTATGACCCGGCTATTGCCACAGAAGATCTTGTAGACGAGGTATTTTCTGTAGTGAATGACAGAATGAAAGGAATCAAAACGGTAATGCTGGCAAGAAGTGCCATCAAACACAATATGCTTCATGACCTTCCGAAGATCGAGACACCAACGTGTCTGATCTGGGGAAGACAGGATAATGTAACACCTCCTGAAGTGGCTGAAGACATGCATAAATTTATCCCGAATTCAGATCTTTTCTGGATCGAGAGATGCGGACATGCTGCGATGATGGAAAAGCCGGATGAATTCAATGAAATTCTCTACAGCTGGTTAAAAGATAAAGTTTAA